From Bacillus pumilus, one genomic window encodes:
- a CDS encoding helix-turn-helix domain-containing protein encodes MELIDNKSKRWIKILKLLVSKNKWWSLQEISNEHIGSVRAIQSDLEQMKSFKTENGEPLIHIKPRQGISICYTQTIRVDYYIKEILKDTIEIRLIDGIFFEQNRSFYEWMDTLNISRSTLYNTIHKINSILTSYDIELRPDSMQFHGNEKEIRQFFVEFLFEVYGSRLWPFDDIQKQDAVDLLQELFQVLEVNVPDVAIDKYCLWLGVSIHRVRKNFTIRRNYTYSMNEEKQTSTAKGIYNQIKNWEEHICQMTKDIFGITLDHHEFVFLLLIEPAIGHFKSIESVEEKLTFFQSHTPRLFEAIHSFINQLELIYHQEVANRKVMTLVLLQYYVYSKEITVRDGFLFKKKSSYLSEVKEQLPYFYSRITHIIQELKTDDILASFVKNERELIRIITSTWRGLVQLEMERRNVLNIFVISTLGYYHSLFITDLIKLSVPPLIHTFTSPENTLNDVTMDQLGIDMIVTDTELPVQFGRSTLLISSFPTKKELDNLHLRLVDMID; translated from the coding sequence ATGGAGCTCATTGATAATAAATCAAAGAGATGGATAAAAATTTTAAAACTGCTTGTATCCAAAAATAAGTGGTGGAGCCTTCAAGAAATATCGAATGAACATATCGGTTCGGTTCGTGCCATTCAAAGCGATTTAGAACAAATGAAATCGTTCAAAACAGAGAATGGAGAGCCGTTAATCCACATAAAGCCAAGACAAGGCATATCCATTTGTTATACACAGACGATACGAGTGGATTATTATATCAAGGAAATATTAAAAGATACGATTGAAATTCGATTGATTGACGGCATTTTTTTCGAACAAAACAGGTCTTTCTATGAATGGATGGACACGCTTAATATTAGTAGATCCACATTGTATAACACCATTCATAAAATCAATTCGATCCTTACATCCTATGACATCGAGTTACGCCCGGATAGTATGCAGTTCCATGGGAATGAGAAGGAGATTCGTCAATTCTTTGTTGAGTTTTTGTTTGAAGTGTATGGAAGCCGGCTTTGGCCATTCGATGATATTCAAAAGCAAGACGCAGTTGATTTATTACAAGAGCTATTTCAGGTGCTCGAAGTCAATGTACCAGATGTGGCTATAGATAAATACTGCCTGTGGCTCGGTGTTTCCATTCACCGAGTGAGGAAAAATTTTACCATACGACGCAATTATACGTACTCGATGAATGAAGAAAAACAGACCTCTACAGCCAAAGGTATCTATAATCAAATCAAAAACTGGGAAGAGCACATTTGCCAAATGACAAAGGACATTTTTGGTATTACGCTGGATCATCACGAATTTGTCTTTTTACTATTGATCGAACCAGCTATTGGCCACTTTAAATCAATTGAATCTGTCGAAGAAAAGTTGACGTTCTTTCAATCGCATACACCACGCCTCTTTGAAGCCATTCATTCATTTATCAATCAATTGGAGTTGATTTATCATCAAGAGGTGGCTAATCGCAAGGTGATGACACTGGTTCTTCTCCAATATTATGTGTATTCTAAGGAAATTACCGTGAGAGATGGATTCCTTTTCAAAAAGAAATCGAGTTATTTATCAGAGGTGAAAGAGCAGCTTCCTTACTTCTATTCGAGGATTACTCATATCATCCAAGAGTTAAAAACAGACGATATACTCGCTTCTTTTGTGAAAAATGAACGGGAATTGATCCGTATCATTACGTCTACCTGGAGAGGGCTTGTTCAATTGGAAATGGAGCGGAGAAACGTGTTGAACATATTTGTTATTTCAACATTAGGCTATTATCATAGTTTGTTTATAACAGATTTAATTAAATTAAGCGTGCCTCCTCTCATTCACACTTTTACAAGTCCAGAAAATACATTAAATGATGTAACGATGGATCAACTTGGGATTGATATGATTGTGACTGATACTGAGCTTCCGGTTCAATTCGGGCGGTCTACGCTGCTGATCAGCTCTTTTCCAACAAAGAAAGAATTGGACAACTTGCACCTAAGATTGGTTGATATGATCGACTAA
- a CDS encoding SpaA isopeptide-forming pilin-related protein: MDVLKRILSLALIAVLVIQSSILGILPLAGAQAKESRENIYGDIEFADSEGNKLSNMEDQQVRKATVHWSIKGIDLKKQYPYVLSLPSAIQVEKEQKEPITVGDIVVGEYTVSKQNEVTVEFKEDVEIDPNLEGSIDIDVTSIAEQEEKTKQNKREESLPKDDSASSEKDKASNNQEAAQTKQSDEDELLKNKVNVSKRVGLQSVSKQMLIQENLLTDAKLIFEDQEGNSVDRPDINSLISINYKWAIPNGHSYNGGDEFHFKVPEELVIYEKIDRLEMKFNQATIGYFSVDESGNASIEFTDFIKQYSNIHGTLQVWTQLDKKTVITEEKEVVITPIEGKDTISIPIQYIPNGPNVSKKGEPNRSYNAETIQWTVDFNMDLDDVKKARLLDPIQEGQALKKDSIKLYRVDTKLNGETSIGQQLDENHYTIGQTADGQDFTIEFKDDVHLAYRLMYETDITNQDQSAFRNKASLVSADKVISSAEGTVNVTRGSPLNKKAAHYDPVTQTITWEIRYNYNEKKMAKKDALLEDFFNGTQALISDSFQVKEVTIDQNGKESGTKAFGNYVVQPQKKDEQNGFTLQFNQDIQSAYLITYQTKATERIFEAEEIINTVTAGKESKQGKQRIDQQILTKNHGTPNYKNKTIPWRITFNKDQQTMNNLILKDTFTNEGLTLQKDSLKVTTGKTLLEEGTDYQIVEHANGFDIQFTKEIKTEHTVTYTTSFDYEKRADKDQKNLRNHVKLEWVNEDGKDLTKENQSVFTPDTYTQSNGFKNGTYDAKKKEITWNIGVNYNLKHLEEAKIEDFIQGNQRLLKDSITIYSLDLHGGENGAEEKEVLAKEHYDIKFLENEKGESGFEVIFKNAIDSPYKITYQTSVEGMDLVQKTYENKAALYDGKTKESDVNAVVSIPNGGKYTSKSGNQQGKVIDWKLNINFGQSTVQDATIIDHPSSNQAIIENSFHLYSTTIDEKGQVTKKEELEKGKDYELDLEFDPDSFQIKFKEEITRPYILEYQSLILDKVGSTLHNEVTFRGENVKEIKKESEASIVVKRTAGMGDGTGAIGALTIKKVDASSGKVLKGASFSLTDAASGIVIGTKATDEEGALRFDRLLYGDYIVTEVKAPDGYMKNKEPIHVTIDQPYESGDQAKTGNSMTVQNQEIRQHVKLTKKDKETGAALENAEFELKNESGDTVQTHLKTDEKGEILFKHLEPGSYYFVETNAPKGYQLNQQKWPFTIKENQTETTTVTAVNDMIKGSAELSKIGEGGERLEGAQFKLLDQDGHELKDSLVTEENGKITINELRPGTYQLIETKAPDGYVLDETPIKFEIPLDPKEPVIISKKNLYETSALEVMKEGEDGKKLQGVRFEVMDQNDEVVRKDLSTDEDGKLLIDNLKPGKYQLVETESIDGYQKKNKPYPFTIEIAQKTQAEIKVINDLKTGAVQLTKLGEKNDVLKGAEFKLLDANGKEIETGLVSNQNGQITISDLKPGTYQFVETKAPFGHELDETPVTFAIPFNPQKLVSVTKENSRTTGGVLLHKKGEDGKSLEGVVFDLSDAKGKIVAGGEGITTNQDGKITFTGLKPGTYQFVERKSLEGYELNAKPLVFQVELGQKKLIQVEAINQLKKGSVELTKIGEEKERLKGAEFTLFNDDGKELMSGLTTNEKGIITVNDLKPGAYQLVETKAPFGHKLDAEPVDFKIDFNPNQLVKVTKENIRTTSAVKLQKKGEDGQLLAGVTFDLIDEHDQRIQKDLKTDKNGQLTVDQLKPGTYQFVETASIAGYELDQTPVSFTIRLGQDKPAKVEMINKLTPGAVELTKVDDEGYTLENAEFALLSKEGKTLKTSLVTDQKGKLHINHLKPGEYQFVETKAPHGYQLDDQPIPFTIEKNQQKPLQLTAKNHLILGSLRIIKVDQQTDRTLKGAAFDIRTKAGKTIKSVTTGKDGEAIVKGLKPGEYILTETRAPDGYVALKKPLIFTIQMGEVEIKTMIVKNAPVENEEDHTNPPASPKGDQHPPHDSNGELPKTGEEWLRYLMYAGILLVASGTVLLVVRRRTIQ; the protein is encoded by the coding sequence GTGGATGTATTGAAAAGAATATTGTCATTGGCTCTCATCGCGGTGTTAGTCATACAGTCTAGTATATTAGGAATCTTGCCTCTGGCAGGGGCACAAGCCAAAGAAAGCCGAGAAAACATTTATGGGGATATTGAGTTTGCTGATAGCGAAGGCAACAAGTTATCAAACATGGAAGATCAGCAAGTAAGAAAGGCCACTGTGCATTGGTCTATAAAAGGAATTGATCTAAAAAAGCAATATCCGTATGTACTCTCTCTTCCTTCAGCCATCCAGGTAGAGAAGGAGCAGAAGGAACCAATTACTGTGGGTGACATAGTTGTTGGCGAGTATACTGTTTCAAAACAAAATGAAGTGACGGTGGAATTTAAAGAAGATGTTGAGATCGATCCAAATTTAGAAGGATCAATAGACATCGATGTCACCAGTATAGCTGAGCAAGAAGAGAAAACAAAGCAAAACAAGCGTGAAGAAAGTCTTCCAAAAGATGACTCAGCCTCATCTGAGAAAGACAAAGCTTCTAACAATCAAGAAGCCGCTCAAACGAAACAAAGCGATGAGGATGAATTACTAAAAAACAAAGTGAACGTATCTAAGCGTGTAGGGCTGCAAAGTGTTTCAAAACAAATGCTGATACAAGAAAATCTCCTCACTGATGCGAAATTGATATTTGAAGATCAGGAAGGAAATTCAGTTGATAGGCCTGATATCAACTCGCTGATTTCCATTAACTATAAGTGGGCCATCCCGAATGGGCATAGCTATAATGGCGGGGATGAATTCCATTTCAAGGTTCCAGAGGAATTAGTGATTTACGAAAAAATCGATCGTCTCGAGATGAAATTTAATCAAGCAACCATTGGTTATTTTTCTGTAGATGAAAGTGGAAATGCCTCCATCGAATTCACTGACTTTATCAAACAATATTCAAATATCCATGGAACACTTCAAGTGTGGACGCAATTAGATAAAAAAACTGTCATTACTGAAGAAAAAGAAGTGGTCATTACTCCAATTGAAGGCAAAGATACGATATCAATCCCGATTCAATACATTCCAAATGGTCCAAACGTCTCTAAAAAGGGAGAACCAAATCGATCTTACAATGCTGAAACCATTCAATGGACAGTCGATTTTAATATGGACTTAGACGATGTGAAAAAAGCGAGACTTTTAGATCCGATTCAAGAAGGTCAAGCGTTAAAGAAAGATTCAATCAAGCTTTATCGTGTTGATACAAAGCTAAATGGTGAAACATCGATTGGTCAGCAGCTTGACGAAAACCACTACACCATCGGCCAAACAGCAGATGGTCAAGATTTCACGATTGAATTTAAAGATGACGTGCATCTAGCTTACCGTTTAATGTATGAAACGGACATTACGAATCAAGATCAGTCTGCGTTTCGTAATAAAGCGTCCCTTGTCTCTGCTGATAAAGTGATTAGTTCAGCAGAAGGAACAGTGAATGTGACTAGAGGCAGTCCTTTAAATAAAAAAGCCGCCCACTACGACCCAGTCACACAAACAATTACGTGGGAAATTCGTTATAACTATAACGAAAAAAAGATGGCTAAAAAGGATGCTTTGTTAGAAGACTTCTTTAATGGCACACAGGCGCTGATTTCTGATTCATTTCAAGTCAAGGAAGTCACAATTGATCAGAATGGCAAAGAATCAGGAACAAAAGCGTTTGGAAATTATGTGGTTCAACCTCAAAAAAAGGATGAACAAAACGGGTTTACCTTGCAATTCAATCAAGATATTCAATCGGCTTATCTCATCACATATCAAACAAAAGCAACCGAGCGGATTTTTGAAGCTGAAGAGATTATCAATACTGTAACAGCTGGCAAAGAGAGCAAACAAGGGAAGCAAAGAATTGACCAGCAAATCCTAACGAAAAATCATGGAACACCGAATTACAAGAACAAGACCATTCCATGGCGTATCACCTTCAACAAAGATCAACAAACCATGAACAACCTGATATTAAAAGATACGTTTACAAACGAAGGATTGACGCTGCAAAAAGATAGTTTAAAAGTGACGACAGGAAAAACATTGCTTGAAGAAGGCACAGATTATCAAATAGTTGAACATGCAAATGGATTTGATATTCAATTTACGAAAGAAATAAAGACAGAACATACAGTCACATATACAACGTCTTTTGATTATGAAAAAAGAGCAGATAAAGATCAAAAGAATCTGCGTAATCATGTAAAGCTTGAATGGGTAAATGAAGATGGCAAGGATTTGACGAAGGAAAATCAGTCTGTCTTCACGCCTGACACATACACGCAGTCAAATGGGTTCAAGAACGGAACATATGATGCAAAGAAAAAAGAGATCACCTGGAATATCGGTGTGAACTATAACTTGAAACATTTAGAAGAGGCGAAAATCGAGGATTTCATTCAAGGAAATCAGCGTTTGCTTAAAGATTCAATCACCATCTACTCGCTTGATTTACATGGCGGGGAAAATGGAGCAGAAGAAAAAGAGGTATTAGCGAAAGAACATTATGACATCAAATTCCTTGAAAATGAAAAGGGAGAATCAGGCTTCGAAGTCATTTTCAAAAATGCCATTGATTCCCCATACAAAATCACGTATCAAACAAGTGTTGAAGGAATGGATTTAGTACAGAAAACCTACGAAAATAAAGCCGCCCTTTATGATGGAAAGACGAAAGAATCAGATGTGAACGCTGTAGTGTCCATTCCAAATGGAGGGAAATACACGAGCAAATCAGGAAATCAGCAAGGGAAAGTTATTGATTGGAAACTGAATATCAACTTTGGTCAATCAACAGTCCAAGATGCGACGATTATAGACCATCCGAGCAGTAACCAAGCCATAATAGAAAACTCATTTCATCTCTATTCGACGACAATAGATGAAAAGGGGCAAGTGACCAAAAAGGAAGAGCTGGAAAAAGGGAAGGATTATGAGCTAGACCTTGAATTCGATCCAGACTCTTTTCAAATCAAATTTAAAGAAGAAATCACCAGACCATATATTTTAGAATATCAATCTCTCATTTTAGATAAGGTGGGAAGTACACTTCATAACGAAGTAACGTTTAGAGGTGAAAATGTAAAAGAAATAAAAAAGGAATCCGAAGCCTCAATTGTGGTAAAACGCACCGCTGGCATGGGAGATGGCACGGGAGCGATTGGCGCTTTAACCATTAAAAAGGTAGATGCGAGTAGTGGAAAAGTGCTAAAAGGAGCAAGCTTTTCTCTGACAGATGCTGCGAGCGGTATCGTCATTGGAACAAAGGCAACAGATGAAGAAGGAGCTCTTCGATTTGATCGTCTCTTGTATGGTGACTATATAGTGACAGAAGTGAAAGCACCTGATGGTTATATGAAGAACAAGGAACCGATCCATGTAACGATTGATCAGCCTTACGAATCAGGAGATCAAGCGAAAACAGGAAATAGCATGACGGTGCAGAACCAAGAAATCCGCCAGCATGTCAAGTTAACAAAAAAAGACAAAGAGACGGGTGCAGCATTAGAGAATGCAGAATTTGAACTAAAAAATGAATCTGGAGATACCGTCCAAACCCATTTGAAAACGGACGAAAAAGGAGAAATTCTTTTCAAACATCTTGAGCCAGGTTCCTATTATTTCGTTGAGACAAACGCACCGAAAGGCTATCAATTAAATCAGCAAAAATGGCCGTTCACAATTAAAGAGAATCAAACAGAAACAACGACTGTAACCGCAGTAAATGACATGATAAAAGGCTCTGCAGAATTGAGCAAAATAGGCGAAGGCGGAGAGAGACTAGAAGGTGCACAATTCAAGCTCTTAGATCAAGATGGGCATGAGCTAAAAGATTCGCTTGTCACAGAAGAAAATGGCAAGATCACGATAAACGAACTAAGACCGGGTACGTATCAGCTCATTGAAACAAAAGCACCTGATGGTTATGTATTAGATGAAACGCCAATCAAATTTGAAATACCACTCGATCCAAAGGAACCGGTCATCATTTCGAAAAAGAACCTATATGAAACAAGTGCATTAGAAGTGATGAAAGAAGGAGAAGATGGCAAGAAGCTTCAAGGTGTTCGATTTGAAGTCATGGATCAAAATGACGAAGTCGTGCGTAAAGATTTGTCAACAGATGAAGATGGGAAGCTTTTGATCGACAACCTCAAACCGGGCAAATATCAGCTCGTGGAGACAGAGAGTATTGATGGTTACCAAAAGAAAAATAAACCTTATCCTTTTACCATCGAAATCGCACAAAAAACTCAGGCAGAGATAAAAGTAATCAATGATCTTAAAACTGGAGCTGTCCAGCTCACGAAGCTCGGTGAAAAGAATGATGTGCTTAAAGGAGCAGAATTCAAGCTTTTAGATGCAAATGGAAAAGAGATTGAAACGGGTCTCGTCTCAAATCAGAACGGGCAGATCACAATCAGCGATCTTAAACCTGGAACCTATCAGTTTGTTGAAACGAAGGCTCCATTCGGTCATGAGCTTGACGAAACACCTGTCACTTTTGCTATTCCATTTAACCCACAGAAGCTGGTCAGTGTCACAAAAGAAAATAGCCGCACAACAGGCGGAGTGCTGTTGCACAAAAAAGGCGAAGATGGGAAATCTTTAGAAGGGGTTGTCTTTGATCTATCTGATGCTAAAGGAAAGATAGTGGCAGGAGGAGAAGGGATTACAACCAATCAGGATGGAAAAATCACCTTCACAGGTCTAAAACCTGGAACCTATCAATTTGTTGAAAGAAAGAGTCTTGAAGGCTATGAATTGAATGCGAAACCACTTGTCTTTCAAGTTGAATTAGGTCAAAAAAAGTTGATTCAAGTGGAGGCAATCAATCAGCTCAAGAAAGGTTCTGTAGAACTAACAAAAATAGGGGAAGAAAAAGAAAGATTGAAAGGCGCAGAATTTACACTTTTCAATGACGATGGTAAAGAATTGATGTCAGGTTTAACAACCAACGAGAAAGGCATCATCACTGTAAACGATTTGAAACCAGGCGCTTACCAATTGGTTGAAACGAAAGCACCTTTTGGACATAAACTAGATGCAGAACCAGTAGACTTTAAGATTGATTTCAACCCAAATCAACTGGTGAAAGTGACAAAAGAAAATATTCGGACGACAAGTGCTGTGAAGCTTCAGAAAAAAGGGGAGGATGGACAGTTGCTCGCTGGGGTGACCTTTGACCTGATTGATGAGCATGATCAGCGTATTCAGAAAGACTTAAAGACAGACAAAAACGGTCAACTGACAGTCGATCAACTGAAACCAGGAACCTATCAATTTGTCGAAACAGCAAGCATTGCCGGCTATGAATTGGATCAGACACCTGTCTCATTTACGATTCGTTTAGGTCAAGACAAACCAGCAAAAGTAGAAATGATCAACAAACTGACGCCGGGGGCAGTGGAACTGACCAAAGTGGATGATGAGGGATATACGCTGGAAAATGCAGAGTTTGCTCTTCTGAGTAAAGAAGGGAAAACGTTGAAGACATCACTTGTAACGGACCAAAAAGGAAAGCTCCACATCAACCATCTAAAACCGGGAGAATATCAATTCGTTGAAACGAAAGCACCTCACGGCTATCAATTGGATGATCAGCCGATCCCGTTTACAATTGAGAAAAATCAGCAGAAGCCACTTCAATTAACAGCGAAGAATCACTTGATCTTAGGAAGTCTGCGTATCATAAAGGTAGACCAGCAGACAGATAGAACCTTAAAAGGTGCAGCCTTTGACATTCGTACAAAAGCCGGGAAAACCATAAAATCTGTGACAACAGGAAAAGACGGAGAAGCCATTGTAAAAGGGCTTAAACCTGGTGAGTATATACTGACAGAGACGAGAGCTCCAGATGGTTATGTAGCTTTAAAGAAGCCGCTCATCTTTACAATTCAAATGGGCGAAGTGGAGATCAAGACAATGATTGTGAAAAATGCACCAGTAGAGAATGAAGAGGACCACACGAATCCTCCAGCCTCACCTAAAGGTGATCAACATCCGCCTCATGACTCAAACGGTGAGCTGCCAAAGACTGGAGAAGAATGGCTGCGTTATTTGATGTATGCAGGGATTTTACTAGTAGCTTCTGGAACTGTTCTTCTTGTTGTCAGAAGAAGAACCATTCAGTAA
- a CDS encoding class D sortase has product MKKRTLLGSFLVFTGLMLISVPFIYEWRTSQETAAMEQALKMIEENDSDALSSIPHLTVSEEDLRDVMELEIPSIDLNEKVLPVTSKENLGIALTQIKSHQMPGEGNFTIAGHRGYRGDRLFRQLPEVPKGEKVVLHYQAETYEYKIVSSATIEPTDIDVLKDRGKNELTLITCTLDGQKRFVLKGIRINASKGEQPSDV; this is encoded by the coding sequence ATGAAAAAAAGAACCTTATTAGGCAGCTTTTTGGTGTTCACAGGGCTGATGCTCATCTCCGTTCCTTTTATATATGAGTGGCGAACTTCTCAAGAGACAGCGGCAATGGAACAGGCATTAAAGATGATAGAAGAAAATGACAGTGATGCCCTTTCTTCTATTCCACATCTAACTGTGTCAGAAGAAGACCTTCGAGATGTAATGGAGCTAGAGATCCCGTCAATTGATTTAAACGAAAAAGTGCTTCCTGTTACATCAAAAGAAAATTTAGGTATTGCACTGACTCAGATCAAATCTCATCAAATGCCAGGTGAAGGGAATTTCACGATTGCAGGCCATAGAGGGTATAGAGGCGATCGGCTTTTCAGGCAGCTGCCAGAGGTGCCGAAAGGAGAAAAAGTCGTCTTACATTATCAAGCGGAAACATACGAATATAAAATTGTCAGCTCAGCTACGATTGAACCGACGGATATTGATGTACTAAAGGATCGCGGAAAAAATGAACTGACATTGATCACTTGTACTCTTGATGGTCAGAAACGATTTGTCTTAAAAGGAATACGAATCAATGCTTCAAAGGGTGAGCAACCGTCGGATGTATAA
- a CDS encoding DMT family transporter, with amino-acid sequence MGWFFVLLASAFEIGGTIGLNMFSKKKQITTGILFVGGFALSFLFLYASFSSVQVSVAYTVWIGLGTAGSVLFNMILFKEPKNMIRILSLLLIVIGVVGLKLFA; translated from the coding sequence ATGGGCTGGTTTTTTGTGCTGTTAGCCTCTGCCTTTGAAATTGGCGGAACCATTGGTCTCAATATGTTCAGTAAGAAAAAGCAAATCACGACAGGCATTTTATTTGTTGGCGGATTTGCCTTATCCTTTTTGTTTTTATACGCCTCGTTCTCTTCCGTTCAAGTATCCGTTGCCTATACGGTCTGGATTGGACTTGGAACGGCGGGCTCTGTCTTGTTTAATATGATTCTATTTAAAGAGCCGAAAAACATGATTCGTATCCTCAGCTTGCTGCTGATTGTGATTGGCGTCGTTGGGCTGAAGTTGTTTGCGTAA
- a CDS encoding DMT family transporter: protein MKKSWMYVALTCLFELLWVFGLNKADAVWEWAIIICLIPVDFYFLMKACEKLPTGTVYAVFAGVGTIGTSLMDYALFGGSFSLEKLLFMGILILGIIGLKVSDGDAHEQKGEAV, encoded by the coding sequence ATGAAAAAAAGCTGGATGTATGTCGCACTCACTTGTTTATTCGAATTACTTTGGGTGTTTGGTTTAAATAAAGCTGATGCTGTGTGGGAGTGGGCGATCATTATCTGCCTGATCCCGGTTGATTTTTATTTTTTAATGAAAGCCTGCGAGAAGCTGCCGACAGGCACCGTGTACGCCGTGTTTGCCGGAGTTGGAACGATTGGTACGTCTTTGATGGATTATGCGCTGTTTGGCGGTTCGTTTTCATTAGAAAAGCTCTTATTTATGGGCATTTTAATTCTCGGCATTATTGGACTGAAAGTGTCTGATGGGGATGCACATGAGCAGAAAGGAGAAGCGGTATAA
- a CDS encoding TetR family transcriptional regulator: MSKREKIMLAAIDAFKEKGIEKTTISDIVKAAGVAQGTYYLYFPSKLSVMPAIAEYLISQMVPAIEKELTQHADVLDQADALVEFIFSFTRQYRDVLALTYSGLAATEHLKEWEDIYEPIYKWVAAFLEKAKQDKRVRSNLNCQYAAKFIIGLLESSAEQMYLFTETDTEEVLIQKREVKQFLLYALGIETP; encoded by the coding sequence GTGTCGAAACGAGAAAAGATTATGCTTGCTGCCATTGACGCGTTTAAAGAAAAAGGAATTGAAAAGACGACCATTTCGGATATTGTGAAAGCAGCAGGAGTGGCGCAAGGGACGTATTATTTATATTTTCCTTCAAAGCTGTCTGTCATGCCTGCTATCGCAGAATATCTGATCTCACAGATGGTCCCCGCTATTGAAAAAGAATTAACACAGCATGCGGATGTCCTCGATCAAGCAGATGCGCTTGTTGAATTCATCTTCTCTTTTACAAGACAATACCGTGACGTCCTTGCTCTGACCTACTCAGGTTTAGCTGCCACGGAGCATTTAAAGGAATGGGAAGATATTTATGAGCCGATTTACAAATGGGTCGCTGCTTTTTTAGAAAAAGCTAAGCAGGACAAAAGAGTCCGTTCGAATTTGAACTGTCAATATGCAGCTAAATTCATTATCGGTTTACTGGAATCGTCTGCTGAGCAAATGTACTTATTTACAGAAACAGATACAGAAGAGGTTCTGATTCAAAAGCGAGAGGTGAAGCAATTTCTCCTTTACGCACTTGGCATAGAGACACCTTAA
- a CDS encoding VanZ family protein: MTSSAIVSIAYFLLLVPLYLHMRYRQAKKQKRFIYLRTELVLACLFIYTNVLLYLTVFPNRFSAPRDQVSVNLMPLQSIYQNLHAYHHGYPNLVFLNLAGNILLFVPLGFFLYQAFRTMRWQKAILAGFFLSTMIEVLQWMFSQSGIITRSSDIDDILLNTLGTALGCILYRMYRRRKEKIK; this comes from the coding sequence ATGACATCCAGTGCTATAGTTTCCATTGCTTATTTTCTCCTGCTCGTCCCGCTCTATCTACATATGAGATACAGACAGGCGAAAAAGCAAAAACGATTTATCTATTTACGTACAGAATTAGTTCTTGCCTGTCTATTTATTTATACGAATGTTTTATTATATTTGACGGTCTTTCCAAATCGTTTTTCCGCACCAAGGGATCAGGTGAGTGTCAACCTCATGCCTTTGCAGTCCATTTATCAAAATCTTCACGCCTACCATCACGGCTATCCCAATCTTGTTTTTTTAAATCTGGCAGGGAACATTTTGTTATTTGTGCCACTTGGTTTTTTTCTATATCAAGCATTCCGAACCATGCGCTGGCAAAAGGCGATTCTTGCTGGCTTTTTCTTGTCAACAATGATTGAAGTGCTTCAATGGATGTTCTCGCAATCTGGTATCATTACAAGAAGCAGCGATATTGATGATATCCTCTTAAATACACTTGGCACAGCGCTAGGTTGTATTTTGTATCGGATGTATCGACGAAGGAAGGAGAAAATCAAGTGA
- a CDS encoding DUF6884 domain-containing protein, which translates to MKRVCIIPCGAKKIWDVHPEAGSQPANLVYLSPLHQRTKSYAQTFFSDWLILSAKHGFLKADEIIHENYDVAFGTPHADQMTREALRQQFHEKHLTAYDELVILGGKKYRKVIDPLLLPHQTAIYPLAPYKGIGYMLQALKQAVETKVELPPHI; encoded by the coding sequence GTGAAGCGAGTTTGTATCATTCCATGTGGGGCGAAGAAAATTTGGGACGTCCATCCAGAGGCAGGGAGCCAGCCGGCGAATCTTGTTTATTTAAGTCCGCTGCATCAGCGTACGAAAAGCTATGCCCAAACGTTCTTTTCAGACTGGCTGATTTTATCAGCGAAGCATGGATTCTTAAAGGCAGATGAGATCATCCATGAAAATTATGATGTGGCTTTTGGTACACCGCATGCTGATCAAATGACACGAGAAGCACTAAGGCAGCAATTTCATGAAAAACATCTCACTGCATATGATGAACTAGTGATTCTAGGTGGAAAGAAATATCGAAAGGTGATCGATCCTTTGTTACTTCCTCATCAAACAGCGATTTATCCGCTGGCTCCATATAAAGGAATTGGCTACATGCTTCAGGCGTTAAAGCAAGCTGTTGAGACAAAAGTAGAACTTCCGCCGCATATTTAA